A portion of the Pedobacter cryoconitis genome contains these proteins:
- a CDS encoding VanZ family protein: protein MNKFKVLLHQRLALIWTVFILILCTMKMPDSVGESGFFFTGFDKIVHLGFFYVLTILLFYGETKGQRRDNFGILTIFKILMLTFALGGFIELIQYQFFTYRSAEWWDLGCDMIGVFMAIFAYVCLNKSNYEKES, encoded by the coding sequence ATGAATAAATTCAAAGTACTCTTGCATCAACGCTTAGCTCTTATCTGGACAGTGTTTATCTTGATTCTTTGTACCATGAAAATGCCTGATTCCGTTGGTGAATCAGGCTTTTTCTTTACAGGGTTTGACAAGATAGTACATCTGGGTTTTTTTTATGTCCTTACTATTTTACTGTTTTACGGTGAAACAAAAGGTCAGCGCAGAGATAATTTCGGAATCTTAACTATCTTTAAGATCCTGATGCTCACTTTTGCTTTAGGTGGTTTTATTGAGCTGATCCAATATCAGTTCTTCACTTACCGTTCTGCGGAGTGGTGGGATCTGGGTTGTGACATGATCGGTGTATTTATGGCTATATTTGCTTATGTGTGTTTAAATAAATCTAACTATGAAAAGGAAAGCTAG
- the sprA gene encoding cell surface protein SprA, which yields MRNTFTLIILLIFSFWGQQAFSQVNQEGRYQDTTRNNFGLKEKQRLGIRQPFNSFTPQPDNIKREVEFDAANKRYIIRERIGGRFFGPPQYLTIEEYQRLVNSEMKRDNWRVISNAEADEIRKTGVIPSLTVNNQAFGKIFGGNQISIQPRGEAELTFLGRVNKNENPLFNEQQRVQSNFDFNQRIQMDLVGNIGTKLKLNMNYNTEAQFDFENQIKLDYTGGEDDIIKKIEAGNVSLPLSTSLITGTQALFGIKTQLQFGKLNVTTVFTQQKSQSRELQISNGAQRNDFRITGDTYEANKHYFLAKFFRDNYNKAMANAPNLLSGVNITKVEVWITNKTGNTQDSRDVLGLIDLGENQPYNAGFTGGSAFSLAPSGFALQGIRQSNDILSKLPPGARFTNSNDVISYFQANQGTDNYAKLTYARKLAEREYTFHSQLGYISLNNALNSDEVLAVVFRYTYNGVEYQVGEFSTDVPFDPGTPKVLFAKLLKNETTKTNLPTWKLMMKNIYSIGGYQISRQNFKLDILRLDNDSGIERPVMTEGVNTTNKLWINLTGLDRLNQQNDRKPDGVFDFLAEDKPFSNPANSSMPPPIGNIGGTGGTGSNNGLGAFATNMNKGYITIDPLNGRIIFPVVEPFGRDLAAQFNPGEQNLIDKYTYTALYDSTKVVAQQLFTKQNRYIIKGGYQSQVASEFSLNSINVPEGSVKVFSGTIPLQEGVDFTVDYQGGRVSIINTGVLLSGQAIRITTENNELFGLQQRSLFGTRLDYRVNNKLNLGATYMNLSEKPLTPKVNIGEEPISNTIWGMDLNYSTSSRFLTKMVDKLPFISTKALSKFSFSGEFAQLVPGHPKAINSLGDKGGTSYLDDFEASRSVIDLKSAIAWQISGTPQLFQEAGLTNDLAYGYNRARLAFYNIDPTFYNRTASNIPANLRNNKTELSNHYVREIIEQEVFPFKETPTGQAVSLPTLNVAFYPNKRGPYNYSPSGFNSNGDLMNPKSRWGGMFRKIETNDFQALNIEYIELWVMDPNIYNTNSAGGDLYFNIGNISEDILKDGRKSLENGLPPDGDPAKFDETNWGRVPKLQPVVQAFDNDPAARKAQDVGLDGLGDNDEKTKFAPVLSQIVPQLSPSAASELQGDPSSDNYTYFRGPQLDQENAGILKRYEKYNGTDGNSKTSQQSLEDLGIDNSASTSLPDGEDVNRDNNMTQSDEYFQYKVSMRKGDLEVGKNYVTDAVTSQVKLANGQTQPVTWYQIRIPLADYQQKVGNIQDFKSIRFFRMFLTNFTDTTILRFAKIQLVRGDWRKYNDLNIGTQLITDPGLNNTVTPDNSTIEVSTVNIEENGKRTPIPYVVPPGIQRELDFNNYRTNTRLNEQSLSFIVRNLRDGYGRATFKTALNDFRSYKRLEMFVHLEALGNTVINNGDLNAFIRIGTDNQDNYYEYSQPLTVTQPNTSDPYKIWPDANKLDIELSLFQDIKLARNRATMANGAMWDITKPFSYMVDGKTVTIKGQPDMGQVKVYMLGVKNPLKLASNPRADDGLEKSGQIWFNELRLTEFDERGGWAAAARMNAQLADFAEVNVSGSKSTIGFGSIDKRVSERNRSDNASFDISSSMELGKFFPKKSGIKIPTYISYSKQVSTPQYDPKMPDIELKTSLKGASAEERKIILDYSQDYTTRNSINFTNVHKERTDLNKAPKLWDIENFSGTYSFTKILHHDFINQSSIQKTYFGSLAYNYSGQSKNYRPFDKLIKSNLLSILKDINISPLPTAINFRIDVNRYYSENSLRNNDPGNSIPINTTFNKNFLITRVYAISWNLTKSLTLDFDATNYSIIDEPEGRINGLKRDTVWQNMLRLGRTTDYSHNMNITYALPINKIPGLDWINVATRYGTNFTWNTEPLSTLRDPLINLGNTIQNARTIQLNPTFNFTSLYNKFGLLKRAKNNDGGPGVLLGLLTSIKNINAAYTQTKGIFLPGYTPTTDYFGIDKFSGAPGWGFVFGSQRDIRDMAMRNNWLTHDTLQTQLYINTMREDLSITSVIEPFRDFRITLTANKNRTMNYSSNFRYDNTSQAFRNLSPSTTGDYSISFISLGTAFSENPGSTVSKLFNQFMANRSVISGRLGGINTNSRGISGGFADGYDKNSQDVLIAAFMAAYTGKDASKVSLNSFPKIPLPNWRINYGGLTRWDFLGDYFKSIDLRHSYRSIYSVNGFNTLARYQETDGYVSSRDDNQNFLPFYQYSQVTIAEQFAPLIGIDTRLKNNLTANFELGRTRLLGLSLANSQLAQLSENNMVFGLGYRTTKFRFPFGLFKQLKMDNNMDFKLDISIRDNKTVIYRADVSTAEISSGAKNITYRPSVDYILNQRFNVKVFYDSNITKPYTSQSFNTSFSNFGFSLRITLN from the coding sequence TTGAGAAACACTTTTACTTTAATCATTTTATTGATTTTTTCCTTTTGGGGACAACAAGCTTTCTCGCAAGTAAACCAGGAGGGCCGTTATCAGGACACCACCAGGAATAACTTTGGGCTGAAAGAAAAACAGCGTCTGGGTATCCGTCAGCCATTTAATTCATTTACACCGCAGCCAGATAATATCAAAAGAGAGGTAGAATTTGATGCGGCTAATAAACGTTATATCATCAGAGAAAGGATAGGGGGAAGATTTTTTGGCCCTCCTCAATATCTGACTATAGAAGAATACCAGCGCCTGGTCAATTCTGAAATGAAAAGAGATAACTGGCGCGTAATTTCCAATGCAGAAGCAGATGAAATCAGAAAGACAGGTGTTATTCCGAGCCTGACAGTGAATAATCAGGCATTCGGGAAAATATTTGGCGGTAATCAAATTAGTATCCAACCCAGGGGGGAAGCCGAGCTTACCTTTTTAGGGCGTGTAAACAAGAATGAAAACCCGCTGTTCAATGAGCAGCAAAGGGTACAAAGCAATTTCGATTTCAACCAGCGCATCCAGATGGATCTGGTCGGTAATATCGGGACCAAGCTGAAGCTGAACATGAACTATAATACCGAAGCACAATTTGATTTTGAAAATCAGATTAAGCTGGATTATACAGGCGGAGAAGATGATATCATCAAAAAAATAGAAGCAGGTAACGTAAGTTTACCTTTAAGTACATCGCTGATTACAGGTACACAAGCGCTATTCGGGATCAAGACCCAATTGCAATTCGGTAAACTAAATGTAACTACTGTGTTTACACAGCAAAAATCACAGTCCAGAGAACTGCAAATCAGTAATGGAGCACAGCGCAATGATTTCCGGATAACTGGTGATACCTATGAGGCCAACAAACATTATTTCCTGGCAAAATTCTTCAGGGACAATTACAATAAGGCGATGGCCAATGCACCTAACCTGTTATCGGGTGTAAATATTACTAAAGTTGAGGTTTGGATTACCAATAAAACAGGTAATACACAAGATTCAAGGGACGTTTTAGGTCTGATCGATCTTGGGGAGAATCAACCTTATAATGCAGGGTTCACCGGTGGATCGGCTTTTTCACTGGCGCCATCAGGGTTCGCGCTTCAGGGCATCAGGCAATCCAATGATATCTTGTCTAAATTGCCTCCGGGTGCAAGGTTCACGAATTCGAATGATGTCATTTCTTATTTCCAGGCGAATCAAGGAACAGATAACTATGCCAAGCTAACTTACGCGCGTAAGCTTGCGGAAAGAGAATATACTTTCCACTCTCAATTGGGTTATATCTCTTTGAACAATGCCTTGAACTCGGATGAGGTACTGGCTGTAGTTTTCCGTTATACCTACAATGGGGTAGAATACCAGGTCGGTGAGTTTTCTACAGATGTACCCTTTGATCCGGGTACACCAAAAGTATTATTCGCCAAGTTACTTAAGAACGAAACCACTAAAACCAATCTTCCAACATGGAAGCTGATGATGAAAAACATCTATTCTATTGGTGGTTATCAGATTAGCCGGCAGAACTTTAAATTGGATATCCTCCGTTTAGATAATGATAGTGGCATTGAAAGACCAGTGATGACTGAGGGGGTCAATACAACAAATAAATTATGGATTAACTTAACCGGTCTGGACAGGTTAAATCAGCAAAATGACCGTAAGCCAGATGGGGTGTTTGACTTTCTGGCTGAGGATAAACCTTTTTCAAACCCGGCTAACTCTTCCATGCCTCCTCCTATAGGTAATATTGGGGGAACTGGCGGAACAGGCAGTAACAACGGCCTGGGCGCATTTGCCACGAATATGAATAAAGGGTATATCACAATTGATCCTTTGAACGGACGTATTATATTTCCGGTAGTAGAGCCTTTTGGCAGGGATCTGGCCGCTCAGTTTAACCCTGGGGAGCAGAATTTGATTGACAAATATACTTATACGGCACTGTACGATTCTACGAAAGTAGTAGCACAGCAGCTTTTCACTAAACAAAACAGGTACATCATTAAAGGGGGCTATCAGTCTCAGGTAGCTTCAGAATTCAGTCTGAACTCTATCAACGTTCCGGAAGGATCTGTAAAAGTATTTTCTGGTACTATTCCATTACAGGAAGGGGTCGATTTTACGGTTGATTACCAGGGTGGAAGAGTGAGCATCATTAATACTGGTGTATTGCTTTCTGGTCAGGCGATCAGGATTACTACCGAGAACAATGAATTATTCGGCTTACAACAGCGTTCATTGTTTGGTACCAGGCTGGACTATAGGGTGAATAATAAACTGAATTTAGGAGCAACTTACATGAACCTTTCGGAGAAGCCGCTTACACCAAAAGTCAACATTGGAGAAGAGCCAATCTCAAATACGATCTGGGGAATGGATTTGAATTATAGTACGTCTTCCAGGTTCTTAACAAAAATGGTAGACAAGCTGCCTTTTATTTCTACGAAAGCACTTTCAAAGTTTTCTTTTTCTGGTGAATTCGCTCAGCTGGTGCCGGGACACCCAAAAGCAATCAATAGTTTAGGGGATAAAGGCGGAACAAGTTACCTGGATGATTTTGAAGCTTCACGGTCAGTTATTGATTTAAAAAGTGCGATTGCATGGCAGATTTCTGGTACGCCGCAACTTTTCCAGGAAGCAGGATTAACAAATGACCTGGCTTATGGATACAATAGAGCCAGACTTGCTTTCTATAATATTGACCCAACATTTTACAACAGGACTGCCTCTAATATTCCTGCAAACTTAAGGAACAACAAAACAGAGTTGTCTAATCACTATGTGAGGGAAATTATTGAACAGGAGGTTTTTCCTTTTAAGGAAACTCCAACCGGACAAGCAGTTTCTTTGCCAACACTGAATGTGGCCTTTTATCCTAATAAGCGTGGACCTTACAATTATTCACCGAGTGGTTTCAACAGTAATGGCGATCTGATGAATCCTAAATCACGTTGGGGCGGAATGTTCAGAAAGATTGAGACCAATGATTTCCAGGCACTAAATATTGAATATATAGAGCTTTGGGTGATGGACCCGAATATTTATAACACTAATTCTGCTGGTGGAGATTTATATTTTAACATTGGTAATATCTCTGAAGATATTCTGAAAGATGGTAGAAAGTCATTGGAGAATGGATTACCTCCTGATGGGGATCCGGCTAAGTTCGATGAAACGAACTGGGGAAGAGTACCTAAATTACAACCGGTAGTTCAGGCATTTGACAATGATCCTGCTGCACGTAAAGCACAGGATGTTGGATTGGATGGATTAGGGGATAACGATGAGAAAACCAAGTTTGCCCCTGTTTTAAGTCAGATCGTTCCGCAATTAAGTCCTTCAGCAGCCAGTGAACTTCAGGGCGACCCGAGTTCAGATAACTACACTTACTTCAGAGGGCCGCAGTTAGATCAGGAAAATGCAGGGATCTTGAAGCGTTACGAAAAATACAATGGAACAGACGGGAACTCGAAAACTTCTCAGCAGTCATTAGAAGATTTAGGAATTGACAATTCTGCCTCTACTTCTTTACCGGATGGGGAGGATGTAAACAGGGATAATAACATGACCCAGTCGGATGAGTATTTCCAATATAAGGTGTCGATGCGTAAAGGGGATCTGGAAGTTGGAAAGAACTATGTAACAGATGCCGTGACTTCACAAGTCAAATTGGCTAATGGGCAAACGCAGCCGGTTACCTGGTATCAGATTCGTATCCCTCTGGCCGATTATCAGCAAAAAGTAGGGAACATTCAGGATTTTAAATCGATCAGGTTCTTCAGGATGTTCCTGACAAACTTTACAGATACAACAATCTTAAGGTTCGCTAAAATTCAATTGGTAAGAGGAGACTGGAGAAAATATAATGATTTGAATATCGGGACACAGTTAATTACTGACCCCGGATTGAACAATACGGTTACGCCCGATAATTCAACAATTGAAGTGAGTACAGTAAACATTGAGGAGAATGGAAAACGTACACCTATTCCTTATGTAGTACCACCTGGGATTCAAAGAGAACTTGATTTCAATAACTATAGGACCAATACCAGGCTAAACGAACAATCACTCTCTTTTATTGTAAGGAACCTGCGTGATGGATATGGCCGTGCAACTTTCAAGACTGCACTGAATGATTTCAGGTCTTACAAAAGACTGGAAATGTTTGTCCATCTGGAAGCTTTAGGAAATACAGTTATTAACAATGGAGACCTGAATGCATTTATCAGGATTGGAACAGATAATCAGGACAATTATTATGAATATTCACAACCATTAACCGTTACGCAGCCAAATACAAGCGATCCTTATAAGATCTGGCCTGATGCGAATAAGCTTGATATTGAATTATCGTTGTTCCAGGATATTAAACTGGCACGTAACCGGGCAACGATGGCTAATGGGGCAATGTGGGATATTACCAAACCCTTCTCTTATATGGTGGATGGTAAAACGGTAACCATTAAAGGACAACCAGACATGGGTCAGGTTAAGGTTTATATGCTTGGGGTGAAGAACCCATTAAAGCTGGCGTCGAATCCGCGTGCGGATGATGGGCTGGAAAAAAGCGGACAAATCTGGTTCAATGAGCTCAGGTTAACTGAATTTGATGAACGCGGTGGATGGGCAGCAGCAGCGAGAATGAATGCACAACTGGCTGATTTTGCAGAAGTCAATGTTTCGGGAAGTAAGTCAACTATTGGTTTTGGTTCAATTGACAAAAGGGTGAGTGAGCGGAACAGGTCTGACAATGCCTCGTTTGATATTTCATCCAGTATGGAATTGGGTAAGTTTTTCCCAAAGAAATCGGGGATCAAGATCCCAACTTATATCAGTTACTCTAAGCAGGTGAGTACACCTCAGTATGATCCGAAAATGCCGGATATTGAATTGAAGACTTCCTTAAAAGGAGCATCTGCAGAAGAGCGAAAAATTATCCTGGATTATTCACAGGATTATACCACACGTAACAGTATTAACTTTACAAATGTCCACAAAGAACGGACAGATTTAAACAAAGCACCTAAGCTTTGGGACATAGAAAATTTTAGTGGGACCTATTCTTTTACTAAAATCCTGCACCACGATTTTATCAATCAAAGTTCGATACAGAAAACCTATTTCGGTTCTCTTGCTTATAATTACTCAGGACAGTCAAAGAACTACAGGCCATTTGATAAACTGATTAAGTCAAACTTGCTGTCAATTTTAAAAGATATTAACATTAGTCCGCTGCCAACAGCGATCAATTTCAGGATTGATGTGAACCGCTATTATTCTGAGAATAGCTTGAGAAACAATGATCCGGGGAACTCTATACCAATTAATACTACTTTCAATAAGAATTTCCTGATCACCCGGGTATATGCGATTTCATGGAACCTGACTAAATCTCTGACATTGGATTTTGATGCGACAAATTATTCCATCATTGACGAACCAGAAGGCAGGATCAATGGCTTGAAACGTGATACCGTATGGCAGAACATGCTTAGACTTGGCCGTACCACAGACTACAGCCACAACATGAATATTACCTATGCTTTGCCGATCAACAAGATTCCTGGCCTGGACTGGATTAATGTAGCAACCAGGTATGGTACCAACTTCACCTGGAATACAGAGCCGCTTTCTACTTTGAGAGATCCGCTGATCAACCTTGGGAATACTATTCAGAATGCAAGGACCATTCAGCTTAATCCAACCTTTAACTTCACGAGTTTATACAATAAGTTCGGTTTGTTAAAGAGAGCGAAGAATAATGATGGTGGTCCTGGGGTCCTTTTAGGTTTGCTGACCAGTATTAAGAATATAAATGCGGCTTATACGCAGACTAAGGGGATATTCCTGCCTGGTTATACGCCAACTACAGATTACTTTGGAATTGATAAGTTCTCCGGAGCACCGGGATGGGGATTCGTATTCGGTAGTCAGCGTGATATCAGGGATATGGCGATGAGAAACAACTGGCTTACACACGATACACTTCAGACCCAATTGTACATCAATACGATGAGAGAAGATTTGAGTATTACGAGTGTGATTGAGCCTTTCCGTGATTTCAGGATTACGCTGACAGCCAATAAAAACAGGACAATGAATTACTCTAGTAATTTCAGATATGACAATACGAGCCAGGCTTTCCGTAACCTGAGTCCATCTACCACTGGTGATTACAGCATTTCATTTATTTCGCTGGGAACTGCATTTTCTGAAAATCCGGGAAGTACTGTTTCAAAGCTGTTCAATCAGTTTATGGCCAACAGATCGGTTATTTCCGGACGTTTAGGTGGGATCAATACCAATTCCCGCGGTATCTCCGGTGGCTTTGCTGATGGTTATGATAAAAACTCACAAGACGTATTGATTGCTGCATTTATGGCTGCCTATACTGGAAAGGACGCTTCTAAAGTAAGTTTGAATTCTTTCCCTAAAATACCTTTGCCAAACTGGCGGATCAATTACGGTGGATTAACCAGATGGGACTTTTTGGGTGATTACTTTAAGTCGATTGATTTAAGGCATTCTTACCGCTCTATTTATAGTGTGAATGGATTTAACACGCTGGCCCGTTATCAGGAAACTGACGGGTATGTAAGCAGCAGAGATGATAACCAGAACTTCCTTCCTTTCTATCAATATTCACAGGTGACGATTGCGGAACAGTTTGCACCGCTGATTGGAATTGATACACGTTTAAAAAATAACCTGACTGCTAATTTCGAGCTGGGCAGAACACGCTTGTTAGGTTTGAGTTTAGCGAATAGTCAGCTGGCCCAATTATCAGAGAATAATATGGTATTTGGTTTAGGCTACCGGACCACTAAATTCAGGTTCCCTTTTGGTTTGTTCAAACAACTGAAAATGGATAACAATATGGACTTCAAGCTGGACATTTCCATCAGGGACAACAAAACTGTGATTTACAGGGCTGATGTGTCTACGGCAGAAATCTCTTCGGGTGCTAAAAACATTACTTACCGGCCAAGCGTTGACTACATCTTGAATCAGCGTTTTAACGTTAAGGTTTTCTATGATTCGAATATTACCAAGCCTTATACTTCACAATCGTTCAATACTTCATTCAGTAATTTTGGATTTAGTTTGAGGATCACACTGAATTAG
- the gcvH gene encoding glycine cleavage system protein GcvH: MNFPSELKYTKDHEWVRVEGNEAFIGITDFAQRELGDIVYIDINTVGEEVSKDDVFGSVEAVKTVSDLFMPVTATVLEINAALNDSPELVNSDPYGEGWMVKVTLSDAAQVAELLDAAAYQALVGA; this comes from the coding sequence ATGAATTTTCCATCAGAACTAAAGTACACTAAAGACCACGAATGGGTTAGAGTTGAAGGTAATGAAGCCTTTATTGGTATAACTGATTTCGCACAACGTGAATTAGGTGATATCGTTTATATCGATATCAATACCGTAGGTGAGGAAGTAAGTAAGGATGATGTTTTCGGTAGTGTTGAAGCCGTTAAAACTGTATCTGACTTATTTATGCCGGTTACTGCTACTGTATTAGAAATTAATGCTGCATTGAACGATAGCCCGGAATTAGTGAATTCTGATCCTTACGGAGAAGGCTGGATGGTTAAAGTAACCTTAAGTGATGCTGCACAGGTAGCTGAATTATTGGATGCTGCTGCATACCAGGCTTTAGTTGGTGCTTAA
- a CDS encoding outer membrane beta-barrel family protein, which translates to MMTFTKNLLLIAFLLISFSSYAQLKNGSVSGKVVNAKDRLPVDYASVAVKSLKDSSVAGVINTEADGSFALKGLAPGLYRLTVAYLGLNNVNKEFTVSAATPSINLGTLAMENTGLNLNTVVIKGVVTPVVVKTDTVEYSAGAYKVRENAVVEDVLKKLPGVDVAKDGSIKAQGETVTRVRVDGKDFFGNDPLLATKNLPADMIDKIQVIDLLSDQAQFTGVDDGNREKIINITTKKDKKNGYFGNSSVGYGTDDRYDVNLNVNKFNKEQQFSVIGQFNNVNKQNFGGGGGLGNGGGGGGGGGGGRFSAASGAPPQGITNTNAFGINFADVYTDQTKITASYFFNKTSLFNEQTSLRENLLGDSRTLFNQDLTSNTESKNHRFNFLIDTKIDSTMSIRVQPNISYTETGLAQNTNYVNTYDKYQTVGTQGYNTNSTSPVIGNNILLRKKFAKKGRTLSLNINTSINDNDSKIYNDISNVTTQGDSVSNSVINQLNNQNSHSISNTSRLVYTEPISKTLNLELNYQNTYSFNNSERFNYNFNPITSQYDIPDLTYTNTYENKTLTNAVGASLNKNTEKLNWNIGVGVQNTDRRNDNLTTGNVITQNFYNIVPTAQLRYKFSKSKRLVIRYRGNTQQPSINQIQPIPDNTNAQSIPIGNPGLKPSFTNNLTVLYNNFDFAKFRSLFIFANISQTFNAFGNDSRLIDAPNDPNFGKLAVVPVNVNGVYQGTLGSSLGLPIIKENKLNLNIDLGGTYARGVNFTNSLQNVTNDLSITNKYRLVSSMDKLDLTASVAGSINRATYSAQSAANTTYYTLNPAIDVSYMFPGNIRLAVNVDYFQNTGRGPEYNTNFTIMNGYISKQFFKNRGTFKVAVNDALNQNQGISRTSSNNTITDLRYNVLKRYYMFSFTYSLSRMGGKTMQNDVPMPGMGGGGRSGGFGGGGGRRGGDM; encoded by the coding sequence ATGATGACTTTTACAAAAAATCTCCTGCTGATTGCATTCCTCCTGATCAGTTTTTCTTCGTATGCCCAGTTAAAAAACGGCTCCGTTAGCGGAAAGGTCGTTAATGCAAAAGACCGTTTACCCGTAGACTATGCTTCGGTAGCAGTCAAAAGTCTTAAAGATTCAAGTGTTGCGGGTGTGATCAATACAGAAGCCGATGGCTCTTTTGCACTCAAAGGACTTGCTCCGGGGCTTTACAGGCTTACAGTGGCCTATCTCGGTTTAAATAATGTCAATAAAGAATTTACGGTATCTGCTGCAACGCCATCAATCAATTTAGGCACGCTGGCGATGGAGAATACCGGGCTGAATTTAAATACAGTAGTGATTAAAGGAGTAGTTACTCCGGTAGTGGTTAAAACTGATACAGTAGAGTACAGTGCTGGTGCTTATAAGGTAAGAGAAAATGCTGTAGTAGAAGATGTACTGAAGAAACTGCCTGGTGTTGATGTGGCTAAGGATGGGTCTATAAAGGCTCAGGGAGAAACGGTAACACGTGTTCGTGTGGATGGTAAAGATTTCTTCGGAAATGATCCTTTGTTGGCTACAAAGAATTTACCGGCTGATATGATTGATAAGATCCAGGTGATTGATTTGCTTTCGGATCAGGCCCAGTTTACTGGTGTGGATGATGGGAACAGGGAAAAGATTATTAATATCACGACCAAGAAAGATAAGAAGAATGGTTATTTCGGAAATTCAAGTGTTGGTTACGGTACAGATGACCGTTATGATGTGAATCTGAATGTCAATAAGTTTAATAAGGAGCAACAGTTTTCTGTGATCGGTCAGTTTAACAATGTCAACAAACAGAACTTTGGTGGCGGTGGCGGCCTGGGTAATGGTGGCGGCGGCGGCGGTGGTGGTGGCGGTGGCCGTTTTAGTGCGGCATCAGGTGCTCCACCGCAAGGGATTACCAATACCAATGCTTTCGGTATTAACTTTGCCGATGTTTATACAGACCAGACTAAAATTACCGCTAGTTATTTCTTCAATAAGACTTCTTTGTTCAATGAGCAGACCAGTTTGAGGGAAAACTTGTTGGGCGATAGCAGAACTCTTTTTAATCAGGATCTGACAAGCAATACGGAGAGTAAAAATCACCGTTTCAACTTCTTAATTGATACTAAGATTGACTCAACGATGTCTATTCGTGTACAGCCAAATATTTCTTATACGGAAACGGGGTTGGCTCAGAATACCAATTATGTGAATACTTATGATAAGTATCAGACGGTGGGTACACAGGGGTATAATACCAATTCTACTTCGCCGGTAATCGGCAATAATATTCTCTTAAGGAAGAAATTTGCTAAAAAGGGACGTACTTTATCTTTAAATATCAATACAAGTATCAATGATAATGATTCTAAAATCTATAATGATATTAGCAATGTAACTACGCAAGGTGATTCGGTAAGCAATTCGGTAATTAACCAGCTGAACAACCAGAATTCGCATTCCATTTCGAATACTTCAAGATTGGTTTATACAGAGCCAATTTCCAAAACGCTGAACCTGGAGCTGAACTATCAGAATACTTATAGTTTTAACAATAGTGAGCGTTTCAATTATAACTTTAACCCGATAACTTCTCAGTATGATATACCTGATCTGACTTATACCAATACTTATGAAAATAAGACGCTGACGAATGCGGTTGGGGCAAGTTTGAATAAGAATACGGAGAAGTTAAATTGGAATATAGGGGTCGGCGTACAGAATACGGACAGAAGAAATGACAACCTGACAACTGGTAATGTGATCACTCAGAATTTTTATAATATCGTTCCTACAGCACAGTTGCGTTATAAATTCAGCAAGAGCAAAAGGTTAGTGATCAGGTACCGTGGAAATACGCAACAGCCTTCAATTAATCAGATTCAGCCTATTCCTGACAATACCAATGCGCAGAGTATTCCGATTGGTAATCCTGGCTTGAAACCTTCTTTCACGAATAATCTGACTGTGTTGTATAATAATTTCGACTTCGCGAAGTTTCGTTCATTGTTCATCTTTGCAAACATCAGCCAGACTTTTAATGCTTTTGGAAATGATAGCAGGTTAATTGATGCGCCAAATGATCCTAATTTTGGAAAGCTTGCGGTTGTTCCTGTAAATGTGAATGGGGTTTATCAGGGTACTTTAGGTTCTTCACTGGGTTTGCCTATTATCAAGGAGAATAAACTGAATTTGAATATAGATTTAGGTGGTACTTATGCCAGAGGGGTCAATTTCACGAATTCTCTGCAAAATGTGACGAATGATCTTTCGATCACCAATAAATACAGGTTAGTTTCTTCTATGGATAAACTGGATCTGACTGCAAGTGTGGCAGGGTCAATTAACCGTGCTACTTATTCTGCTCAGTCAGCGGCAAATACTACTTATTATACCCTGAATCCGGCCATTGATGTGAGTTATATGTTCCCTGGAAATATCCGTCTTGCTGTAAATGTGGATTATTTCCAGAATACGGGAAGAGGGCCGGAGTACAATACAAACTTCACGATCATGAATGGGTATATCAGTAAACAGTTTTTCAAGAACAGGGGAACGTTTAAGGTTGCTGTGAATGATGCGCTGAATCAGAATCAGGGGATTTCAAGAACTTCAAGTAATAACACGATTACAGATTTAAGGTATAATGTGTTGAAAAGATATTATATGTTCTCGTTTACTTATTCTTTAAGCAGAATGGGTGGCAAGACTATGCAGAATGATGTGCCAATGCCGGGTATGGGTGGTGGTGGTCGCAGTGGTGGTTTTGGTGGGGGTGGTGGAAGAAGAGGTGGGGATATGTAA